The Glycine soja cultivar W05 chromosome 9, ASM419377v2, whole genome shotgun sequence sequence TGTTTCACTGTAATTTATgtctaaatttgtttttaagcAATACATTTTGAACCAACAATTGAAGATGAAGCATCTCTTTCTATTGGGACTTAACCGACTAAAATTCTTCTTCGGTAAATTCAAATGAGCACCAACTGTAAATGAAATCAGAGTGTCAGAGAATAGAACCAATGCTAAAATCATTTGTGTCGTTAATAAAACGGATCCGAAATATCACCCAATGAGACTTCCAAGCCAATTTATGTCTAATCGTTTATTATTAGGAAAGACATAAATGGTTCCTCTGCATAAATTTTACAACTGCACTGTtgaaataatttagaaaaatatatggCAACGGAAATATGATGGTGCCATGCATATTTGTAATTCCTCTTCAAAAGTGAAGTTATTGAAAAAAGCAGAATGTTTTCTTTGCATAGAGCGATTCGTTTTACAGTATAATTTGGAAAGTTTACCAAAAACGCAGAGGAAATAATTTCAGGGAATGGAAGATTCTGGTACTGATTTAGTGGGAGAAGAAAGCAAAGGTTTTGGTGGAATTTCTAGTGAAGTCATGTTTCCTTAATTCCTTCCAACATATCAATCACCCTACTCATTGTAGGTCTATCATTTAGAAACGTTTGAGTGCACCATAAACCCACTATGGCCAACCTCTTTGCAATCTCATTTTCTTCTGTCGTCATCACCATATCTGGTCTCAAACAATTGTCCAACTCAAGCTTGTTGTATGCCCAGTTTGGGAAGTATATCTCATTTGTATGACTAGCTTCAGCATTAATGTTTTTCCTCCCTCCCACCATTTCAAGCAGCATCATTCCATAGTTATAAACATCGGATTTATGTGAAACTCCTCCAAGATGTCTACTCCACGTTTCTGTAGCTACATACCCCATTGTATTAGAGAAAGGGGTAATTCTGTCTTTTACTGATATAAGTAGGGGAATAAGTGTAATTTCACAATAAGGGGAAGCATTTTTGTTATGAGATAAATACTTTTCCGTTTTAGAAAATATACGTGTGTGCAATTCCattattctgtttttcctccatCTCTTTCTTGCTCATCTTCTCCATTCTTCTTGGTGAGTTTCTTGGTGAGTTTGTGTGTGTGATTCAAGTTTCCATTGCTTGATGTATGCTAGATTAATGTTCTAGATCCAACATTTTGGTATCCAGAGCCTAATCGAGCCTGGGATCGGGAAACACGAGTGAAATCAGTGAGGTTTCAATTTGCAATTTgggaaacacgagtgtgagtgAGTGTTCTTCATCGATTCAGTGAATTGAACACGAATTGAGTGAAAATGAAGTTGAGCACAAATGGAGGAAACGTCCCTGCGCAATTGCGGGTTCTTGACGGAAAAAATTGGGAGCGGTGGCATATTCAAATGAAGGTGTTGTTTGAATTTCAAGACGTGATGAAGGTAATGAAGAATGGCGTAGCGGCGAAACCAGCAGAACCCGCTACTGAGGCAGTGAGGAATGCATACAAGGATAGCAAGAAGAAGGATGCGAAGGCAATATTCTTTCTGCATCAGAGTGTAGATGATGCGAATTTCAATCTGATCTCGAAGGCGACCTCAGCGAAGCAGGCCTGGGATAAACTTGAGAAATGTTATGCTGGTGGAGATCGAATCAAGAAGGTGAAACTTCAAGTGTTGCAACGACAGTTTGACTCAATGACGAtggaagagaatgagaagatCGCTGACTTCTTTGCACGAGTAAAGGTAGTCATCAATCAGATGGCCACACAAGGTGAGACTCTAACTGATGGAAAAATTTGTGAGAAAATTACTCGATCTCTGTtggaaaaatatgattatatagtATGTGCAATTGAGGAATCCAAGGAAGTAAGTGAAATGAGTTTAGAAGAATTGCAAAGTTCACTAGAAGCTAGAGAACTTAGATTGCTagagagaaataagaagaaaattgtTGAACAAGCCTTATTGGCTCAATCTAGTAACAAGAATTCTGGCGACAGTAACAGAGGAAGAAGTCGTGGTAGGAACAATAGAGGAAGAAGTGGCTATGTTTCTAGTAGTGGAAGAGGCCAGAATAATGTTGAAAATAAACCTGATCAGTCGCAGAGAGGCAGGGGCAGAGGCTACTATCGAGGTGGTAGCAATGGTAGAGGAAGAGGTGGTAGGAAAAGGTTTGATAAACAGAACATCCAATGTTATAATTGTGATAGGTGGGGACACTTTGCAGATGAGTGTTATGCGAAGAAGGATTCCCAAGGTGATGAGGCAAATCTTGCCAAAGGTGATGATGAAGAAAATGAGCTAGTGATGCTCATGGTGGCTACTGCAGATGAAATGTGCACCATTGATGAATGGTACCTTGACACAGGATGTTCTACACATATGACTGGTCATAAAGAATGGCTTGTCAACTTTGATGCAAGcaagaaaaatagaatcaaGTTTGCTGATGGTAGAGCTATGCTAGCAGAAGGAGTTGGAAATGTGATGATTAAGATGTCGAATGGTACACAGTACTGCATATCAGGTGTATTCTATGTACCTGGACTAGAAAGCAATTTGCTCAGTCTAGGACAATTAGTGGAGAAAGGCCATAAGGTGATTATGGAAGATAAAAAACTTAAACTGTTTGATTCAGGTGATAAAAAGAATTTGATATTTGATGTTTCTATGTCTAGAAACAGGACATTTAGAGCCAATCTGGAAGCACTTTGCCATAAATGCCTAGCTACAGTAGTGAGTGAAGATGATTGGGTGTGGCATCACAGATATGGTCACTTGAATTTTAGAGACTTGCATGACTTGAATACTCACAACATGGTTAGGGGGCTGCCATTGATAAATGTACCAAaagaattatgtaaaaattgtgTTGAGTCTAAACAACACAGAGAgtcttttaagaaatttgttgaaactaAGGCAAGAGAAAAGCTTGAAGTGATATACTCTGATGTGTGTGGCCTAATGCAGTGTGAATCTCTTGGTGAGAGTAGATACTTTGTATCATTCCTAGATGATTTCACTAGGAAGATGTGGGTGTATATCTTGAAGAGAAAGAGTGAAGTGCTAGGAGTATTCAAGAAGTTCAAGAGAATGGTGGAGAGACAAACTGgtttcttgataaaaaaaactatagtcACTGATGGAGGAGAGTATACTAGCAATGAATTTGATGAATTCTGTGAACTGGAAGGTATTGTGCATGATGTGACACCTCCCTACACTCCCCAACATAACGGTGCAGCAGAAAGAAGAAATCGAACAGTGATGAATATGGTCAGATGCATGCTTAATGGAAAGAAGCTACCAAAATTTCTTTGGGCAGAGGCTATCTCCACTGCAGTGTATGTGCTAAATCGAAGCCCAACAAAAAGGCTCAATAAAATCACACCTGAAGAAGCATGGTCTGGACACAAACCAGTGGTtagtcattttaaaaattttggctCTATTTGTTATAAACATGTGCCTGATCAGTTGAGAAAGAAGTTAGATAGCAAAAGTGAGATAATGATACTGCTGGGTTATCATGCCACTGGTGGTTACAAATTGTTTAATCCAGTAACCAAAGAAGTGCTCGTGAGTAGAGATGTGGTAGTTGATGAATCCAAGGACTGGAATTGGGATAAAGAGATGGTAGAGGAGCCCACAAAAGTTGTGATTGAAGCTTCTATTGATGAGCCAAGTGATTCTTCTGCTGCAGTAATTGATGACAGTGACCAAGGAGGAGTAAGGAAATCATAGAGAGCTAGACAACCCTCTAGCAGGTTACAGGATTATGAATTGATACATGATTCAGCAATAAGGGAGGAAGGTGAGCTAGTACACTTAGCTCTATTTGCTGAATCTGAATCAGTGAGCTTGGAGGAAGCAATGAATGACACAAAGTGGACTGATGCTATGAAAGAAGAGCTGAAAGCTATTGAAAAGAATAATACATGGAAACTTGTGCCTCTGCCTGCTAAGAAAAAACCTATTGCAGTAAAGTGGGTTTATAAGGTAAAAAAGAATCCGAAAGAAGAGATTTCCAAGTATAAGGCCAGGCTATTGGCAAAGGGATTCTTGCAAAAGGCTGGCATTGAGTTTAAGGAGGTGTTTGCACCTATTGCAAGAATGGAGACAGTGAGAATTATTACTACTATAACAAGTCAAAAAGGGTGGCATATGCACCATATGGATGTGAAATCAACCTTCTTGAATGGTCCTCTAGAGGAGGAGGTTTATGTGAGTCAACCACCTGGGTTTGAAATAAAAGGAAGTGAAGAGAAGGTGTACAGATTGAACAAGGCTTTGTATGACTTAAAGCAGGCGCCTAGAGCCTGGAACAGGCGCATTGATGGCTTTCTAATGAAGCTTGGATTCCTCAAATGTACAACTGAGCATGGTGTTTATATAAAGGGCAGCGATACTACTAACTTGATTGTAGTGTGCCTGTATGTAGATGACTTGCTTGTGACAGGAAATAATGAGACTGAAATTGCCAACTTTAAAGGAGAAATGATGAGAGAATTCGAAATGACTGATTTGGaccttatttcttattttcttggaATTGAATTCAAGAGAACTGATGAGGGAGTGATCATGCATCAAGGGAGGTATGCAAGAGATGTACTGAAGAAGTTCAGAATGGTTGACTGCAATTCTGCAGACACGCCCACTGCCACTGGTGTGAACTTGGTGAAAGATCCTAATGAAGAAGAAGTAGATGTAACTTTGTATAGACAAATGGTGGGCTCACTGAGGTATCTTTGTTGTACTATACCTGACTTATTGTATGTTGTTGGCTTAATTAGTAGATATATGGAGAATCCTAAACTTTCTCACTTCCGTGCTGCCAAAAGAATAATGAGGTATGTGAAAGGTACTCTCGATTATGGTATTCTGTTTCCCAGTGCTGCCAAAAAATGTAATGTTCTGGGATATAGTGATTCTGATTGGTGTGGAGATAAGAGTGATAGGAAGAGCACAGCAGGTTATGTGTTCTTCTATGGTGATGCCCCAATCTCGTGGAGTTCAAAGAAGGAACAAGTGGTGGCTCTCTCCTCATGTGAGCTGAAGATGAAGGAATAGGGTGCTATTACACTGATGGTGGACAACAAATCTGTCATCAATCTAGCTAAACACCCAGTTGCTCATGGGAGGAGCAAACACATTGAAACACGATTTCATTTCCTTATAGAGCAAGTGACAAAAGGCAAGCTAAGTGTTAAGTATTGTCCAACTACTGTGCAAGTAGCAGACATATTCACTAAACCATTGAAGATTAATCAATTCAAAGAGTTAAGGAGCAGATTGGGAGTGATTGAAGTGCAGTGAAGATCTCTGTTAAGTGCTGTGAGGGTGTTGTATCTGTGATTTGTTGTTTTGTTCTAGTGTTATTGTAATGTTGAGTTTAAAGGGTAGATCCAGAATTAAAGGAGAGTATTAGAGAAAGGGGTAATTCTGTCTTTTACTGATATAAGTAGGGGAATAAGTGTAATTTCACAATAAGGGGAAACATTTTTGTTATGAGATAAATACTTTTCCGTTTCAAAAAATATACGTGTGTGCAATTCCGttattctatttttcctccATCTCTTTCTTGCTCATCTTCTCCATTCTTCTTGGTGAGTTTCTTGGTGAGTTTGTGTGTGTGATTCAAGTTTTCATTGCTTGATGTGTGCTAGATTAATGTTCTAGATCCAACACATTGTTCCTCTTGCATCTGACACAAAAATAATGCTTTCATTCCTAGGACAGAGTTTTGCTAACCCAAAATCCGATATCTTTGGACTAAAATTTTCATCCAGAAAAATGATACGTGGTTTTATGTCCAAATGAAAAATTCGAGTGCTGCATCCCCTATGCAAGTATTCTAACCCTCGAGCTATGCCCCTTGaaatttgatatataatatCCCAACTCAAGGGTCTAAGAGTTTCTGGTTCTTTTGTATAAATGAACTTTTCAAGGGAACCATTGGGCATAAATTGATAGATGAGAGCTCTCATGTGGCATTCCAAACAGAACCCAAGAAGAGTGACAACATTAACATGAAAAGTTTTAAGTGTTAGAATACAAGTGTAATGTGAAAACACGCAAATATTCTAATCATGAATTTACAAagtgaaatataattaaacaaaattacaCCAAGATTCACTAAAAATTTAGACGAACCTGAAAATTAAATAGACTTTGatcaattttaaagaataacaatatgaaacaatatataaactcatactaaatattaaaaataaaacaataatcgaGAATGTCATTCTGTTAACCTATTCTAAttccaaattataatattaatttcaaactatatataaaaaaaatcctaaaaagcacaaacagagaaaaaatacaaaatcaatatcccAGTCCTTCTTACGCTAAATCTCTTCttacttaatttcatcaattcatattaattagaaaaaaaactcgATTTCTAGGGTTCACACTCAATACAAGAACACATTAATTTCACACTAATTTCACAAGGGGACATCATCAATTggtttgtcaaacatatataattcacaattataGTTGTAAAGATAGAATCAAAATTTCATAAACACCCAAAAACTCATCTTagttgatcctctaaggatccatATACATATTCTCACTATTCCCCAACTATGAATAACACAtccttacctctaagtgggATCACGTGCATAGTCTGGCAGCGATAGTGATATCTCTAACGATTcactaagattcctcaagtttttacTTTGGTTGTtcttctagggtttccaagcattagagagaaggaaaagagattgaagcctcaaTTTCATTGTCTCCATGCGAGGAAATTTTTGCTCTCTACTAATATTAATTCGCAAATTTTGACGataaaaatatgtgaaaataaGTTCTGAACCTAGTGcccaaatttaaaaacaatcaaacagCGAGTCCAGGAACATGTTTGAATGTATACAGGAAAAAGAGAGGAGTTTGAAAGAGTAAAAATTATGACTAGGCTACTCtaaacctattatttactatatttttcttcttctctattttattattttataaaaataaactctattttCTCCCTATCCGATCAATAGATAtaacattcttttattttctaaaaacacatttattttatttaccttaaaataattatttttattaataaaattatttctccttgtttatttaattacaaaaatctcaatattttttttaaaattctatttatttttaaataaaatattttttaaatttattttatgataaaggGAGTGTTACGCATAAAATATTcaccatttttttatacattcaaCATCTTTATAGCCACAAGACTACCATTGGGTAGATTTCCTTTGTACAAAGTATTAAAACCACCTTGTCCTAGTTTAACTTTGAAGTTGTTGGTCATTTGCTTGATATATGATAATCTATACCTTTTTAGAGTTAGAGCAGCATGATTTTTAAGCAATGCCTCaatatttttgttacttttCGTAGTCAACCCTAAATCACAACtagaaaaatggctttttacgacggttaaTAAGTGCTTTTAACGACGGTTGTAAACCGTCGTTGTATATAACGTCGTTGAAACGCAATTGCTTTTTATGACGGTTattataataaccgtctttgaaagtgaaaaattttcaaagacggttattatgtaataaccgtctttgaatgcagtgtctggttcaacattcaaagacagttataacataataaccgtctttgaatgttacGTCTGgtcgacattcaaagacggttattatgtaataaccgccTTTGAATGTTACATCTCCTCgagattcaaagacggttattacataataatcgCCTTTGAATGttcaacattcaaagacggttattacataataaccgtctttgaatgttaccatgtaacattcaaagacggttattatgtaataaccgccTTTGAATGCAGTGTCTGATTTGACATTTGAATTCAAGGTATTTATTCCCTGGCAGAGGCTATGACTGAGAGTCTGAGACAACAAATTATAGAATTCCAGGAAACAGTTACTAGTAAGTAATAGCATGGAGTCTATCTTAATTTTAGCATTTGTAAAAACACACCATCACCAGACAAAATTAGGAAGCTCTGAAATAATGGAATATCCTGTCAAACCAAACTACCAAAGGTATCCCAACATGAAAATTAGCAAATATGGCATCCATTTGAAGACAGACACAAACAAATAGATTGAAACACAAGTAAACCTGTTTTGAATTCACTTCTTGGTCCTCTTTGGGCTTGtcactcatcactttcaacTGCAACTGCAACAAAGCCCTTTGCCTGTCTTCCTGCAATATATTCcaaagaataaatataataataaaaattatgacaagaaattaatttatcatatcagGGTATTCCATACTTTGGATTTTTGAAGATGCAACTCCTCTTCCAGCTTCTGACACTCATCTTCAAGTTCACACCTCAATGCTTTGATCTCTAGACCACATAGTCATAGAGAATTTCGTACCATGTCATTAACAAACTATCCAAAAAGCTCAAGCTGCTAGGTAACGATACATGAATGACTTTATATTGCATCTCTAACAAATACTAATCAGATAgtaactttatttaaaaaaatggttttttcaattaattagaacattaagtaattaaaaatataactaaagacAAATCAGAACACTTATGATCCCATGTAATAGAATGCAATGATAGAATATTTCTAAGCAgccaataatttcaaattcaagactTTTTCTATGCTTACGAGCAACGTGTGTTCATCTTCAATGCGCATCAACTGCTGCCTTTGTTCTTCTTTGCATTCTTCAATTTTTTGGCCACACTTTGCCTCAATTTCTGCAATGGCTTTGTCAGCCTATAAAGGTTCAAATTAATTAGAAACATGTTGATGGAAATTACATTCTACAAATACCAGGAAATCATATCgaaccttttctttttccttgttCACAATTTCCATATTCTCCAACTCATACTTCCTCTTAATATGATTAATAGCCTGTTTAGAATCAATTGCCAACGGCCCATTctctatcaaataaaaaataccaataaAGAAATTTCTTACtgatatacaattttttaatagaaatgatCAATTTCCTTACCTGTAAATTCTGGTCTTGTATATCGATCAACAGGCTTAGTTGATATCATATGagcaaatgaatttacaatcaTATCCAGCAAGCAGTGTCAACACAGAGACATTCTCACGAATGTCATCCATAAgttctgtaatttttttctattacaatAGATATAAATGCAATAGCTGAAAATAACCTCCCCTATCCTGTAACAAAAATAACTCCTCAAGCCATGACTTGATTGGTCCTCGTgtcttggttggaattaaatgcaATTACAAGTATACAacctataacttttttttaatcaattagaaTATTACTAAGCAAATATTTTTGCCACTGGGATGTGATCATAGAGTATAAAGCTTTTCTATCAAAATATTCTTGATTCAAAAGTAATGTGTACGTACAATGAATCTTGATTCAAAAATATTCTTCACAAACTGCAAAActacaaacaaaatttatacaCAGAACACATTAGCACATCACGTacattgtcttttgttttttcttttatctaggAAGGGAGGGACAGAGGAGGCAAGTGATTAGAAGGATACAACCAACAACACTACCTGTGCAGAGCTGCT is a genomic window containing:
- the LOC114367173 gene encoding synaptonemal complex protein ZEP1-like isoform X2, with protein sequence MIVNSFAHMISTKPVDRYTRPEFTENGPLAIDSKQAINHIKRKYELENMEIVNKEKEKADKAIAEIEAKCGQKIEECKEEQRQQLMRIEDEHTLLVSIEKVLNLKLLAA